In one window of Vespa crabro chromosome 6, iyVesCrab1.2, whole genome shotgun sequence DNA:
- the LOC124424583 gene encoding probable cyclin-dependent kinase 9 isoform X6, which produces MYQLFKAIKYIHSGNVIHRDLKPSNVLLNAQCHCKIADFGLARSVTHIGEGDGETGSDPTLTDYVATRWYRAPEILIASKRYTKGIDMWSLGCILGEMLLGKPLFPGSSTINQVERIMATLPAPTEEDLISVSAGYGTNLLEKSPTGPKRSLKDLLPDASKEALDLICHLIVFNPTHRLTAVEALEHTYVASFHRRGNEPSRSTSVVPLLRDDVQLSVEEYRNKLYAMMDEKHRKHKNMSKARVRRLSEHIRKETYNSTNNGNFVVGQGDAITNKNLRSSCGDLYNNKNNFQTSQRTNARASLANRKVITTSQGRSGDESARVGKTRTISTSGNISLQDNTKNNRHNGKNPTSQYSYNLSNGHLGNLPAGTTKSCLCLSQQNQHLSKSQRSIQSDQVTAYGANIRCNQLGGTSRMKLRRGCDRQTHSTLHQRPPIVNNVDRSKTTMLKSLNETNDSKLGLLRYTKYLTTTLNNNNNNNNRVTRHFVTTSPINSNILNGISNSSNSGGSASSSELYAPRRSTSQFQIVRNYLNQTLPVHSSSVQQQDQQQDQQQRQQRHHRQKKIRGLEKITSKTDKFNPIDNYYLKSSTLKRPEISKIQMRHSFGGFSVLDKNKNSVEISSRTIDSTNQSHGIITASVYKDLRNGIIKW; this is translated from the exons ATGTATCAATTGTTCAAGGCTATCAAGTATATACACTCTGGTAACGTCATTCACAGAGATTTGAAG CCATCGAACGTCTTGCTGAACGCTCAATGCCATTGCAAGATAGCTGACTTTGGCCTAGCACGATCCGTCACACATATCGGTGAAGGGGATGGTGAAACCGGAAGCGATCCAACTCTGACCGATTACGTCGCTACGAGATGGTACCGCGCACCGGAAATACTGATTGCCTCGAAAAG GTACACGAAAGGCATCGACATGTGGTCCCTAGGTTGTATTCTCGGTGAAATGTTGCTGGGCAAACCGCTATTTCCTGGTTCATCGACGATAAATCAAGTCGAAAGAATAATGGCCACACTTCCAGCACCAACGGAAGAAG ATTTGATTTCGGTTAGCGCTGGTTATGGTACTAATTTGTTGGAAAAGAGTCCAACTGGCCCGAAACGTTCCTTGAAGGATTTATTGCCTGATGCATCAAAAGAAGCTTTAGATCTTATTTGTCATTTGATAGTTTTCAATCCAACACATCGATTGACAGCAGTAGAAGCTCTGGAGCATACCTATGTAGCTAG ttTTCACAGAAGAGGAAACGAACCTTCAAGAAGTACCAGCGTAGTACCATTGTTGAGGGACGACGTGCAACTTTCAGTCGAAGAATACAGGAATAAGCTCTATGCGATGATGGATGAGAAACATAGGAAGCATAAAAATAT gtcgAAAGCCAGAGTTAGACGTCTCTCGGAACATATCAGAAAGGAAACTTACAACTCTACAAATAATGGAAACTTTGTAGTCGGTCAAGGTGACgcaataacgaataaaaatcttcGCTCTTCGTGCGGTGATCtgtataacaacaaaaacaatttccAGACATCTCAACGAacaaacg CACGAGCAAGTTTGGCAAAcagaaaagtaataacgacatCGCAAGGTCGTTCAGGTGACGAAAGTGCTCGAGTTGGCAAAACGAGGACGATAAGTACGTCAGGGAATATATCCTTACAAGATAATACAAAGAATAATCGGCACAACG GTAAAAATCCGACCTCTCAGTACTCTTATAATCTTTCGAATGGTCATCTAGGAAATTTGCCAGCGGGAACAACAAAAAGTTGTCTTTGTTTGAGTCAACAAAATCAACATCTGTCAAAATCTCAAAGATCCATACAGTCGGATCAAGTAACAGCG TATGGCGCAAATATAAGATGCAATCAATTAGGAGGAACGTCACGCATGAAACTACGAAGAGGATGCGATAGGCAAACGCATTCGACTCTGCATCAACGTCCGCCTATAGTAAACAACGTTGATCGGTCGAAAACAACGATGTTGAAGTCATTGAATGAGACTAACGATTCGAAGCTCGGTTTACTAAGGTATACTAAATATTTAACTACGACGttgaacaacaataataataataataacagggtAACGAGGCACTTCGTAACAACTTCTCCGATCAATAGTAACATTTTGAATGGGATCAGTAATAGCAGTAACAGTGGAGGAAGTGCCAGCAGTTCTGAACTTTATGCTCCTAGACGGTCGACTTCTCAATTTCAAAtcgttagaaattatttaaatcagaCGTTGCCGGTTCATTCATCGTCGGTTCAGCAACAGGATCAGCAACAGGATCAGCAACAGCGACAGCAACGTCATCATCgtcaaaagaaaattcgaggATTGGAAAAAATTACGTCGAAAACGGACAAGTTTAATcctattgataattattatcttaaaagTTCAACATTGAAGAGACCAGAGATATCAAAGATTCAAATGAGACACAGTTTCGGTGGATTTAGTGttctcgataaaaataaaaactcggTGGAAATTAGCTCGCGGACTATCGATAGTACCAATCAAAGTCATGGTATTATTACCGCTTCGGTTTACAAAGATTTACGTAACGGAATTATAAAGTGGTGA
- the LOC124424583 gene encoding mitogen-activated protein kinase 15-like isoform X5 gives MFLLSFSNHENIVRLIGLHKADNDRDIYLVFEYMETDLHNVIKKGNILKDIHKVFIMYQLFKAIKYIHSGNVIHRDLKPSNVLLNAQCHCKIADFGLARSVTHIGEGDGETGSDPTLTDYVATRWYRAPEILIASKRYTKGIDMWSLGCILGEMLLGKPLFPGSSTINQVERIMATLPAPTEEDLISVSAGYGTNLLEKSPTGPKRSLKDLLPDASKEALDLICHLIVFNPTHRLTAVEALEHTYVASFHRRGNEPSRSTSVVPLLRDDVQLSVEEYRNKLYAMMDEKHRKHKNMSKARVRRLSEHIRKETYNSTNNGNFVVGQGDAITNKNLRSSCGDLYNNKNNFQTSQRTNARASLANRKVITTSQGRSGDESARVGKTRTISTSGNISLQDNTKNNRHNGKNPTSQYSYNLSNGHLGNLPAGTTKSCLCLSQQNQHLSKSQRSIQSDQVTAYGANIRCNQLGGTSRMKLRRGCDRQTHSTLHQRPPIVNNVDRSKTTMLKSLNETNDSKLGLLRYTKYLTTTLNNNNNNNNRVTRHFVTTSPINSNILNGISNSSNSGGSASSSELYAPRRSTSQFQIVRNYLNQTLPVHSSSVQQQDQQQDQQQRQQRHHRQKKIRGLEKITSKTDKFNPIDNYYLKSSTLKRPEISKIQMRHSFGGFSVLDKNKNSVEISSRTIDSTNQSHGIITASVYKDLRNGIIKW, from the exons ATGTTTCTACTATCGTTTTCGAATCACGAGAACATCGTACGACTAATCGGTCTACACAAGGCGGACAACGATCGGGATATTTATCTCGTATTCGAGTACATGG AAACCGATCTCCACAACGTCATTAAGAAGGGCAACATCCTTAAGGACATCCATAAGGTCTTCATCATGTATCAATTGTTCAAGGCTATCAAGTATATACACTCTGGTAACGTCATTCACAGAGATTTGAAG CCATCGAACGTCTTGCTGAACGCTCAATGCCATTGCAAGATAGCTGACTTTGGCCTAGCACGATCCGTCACACATATCGGTGAAGGGGATGGTGAAACCGGAAGCGATCCAACTCTGACCGATTACGTCGCTACGAGATGGTACCGCGCACCGGAAATACTGATTGCCTCGAAAAG GTACACGAAAGGCATCGACATGTGGTCCCTAGGTTGTATTCTCGGTGAAATGTTGCTGGGCAAACCGCTATTTCCTGGTTCATCGACGATAAATCAAGTCGAAAGAATAATGGCCACACTTCCAGCACCAACGGAAGAAG ATTTGATTTCGGTTAGCGCTGGTTATGGTACTAATTTGTTGGAAAAGAGTCCAACTGGCCCGAAACGTTCCTTGAAGGATTTATTGCCTGATGCATCAAAAGAAGCTTTAGATCTTATTTGTCATTTGATAGTTTTCAATCCAACACATCGATTGACAGCAGTAGAAGCTCTGGAGCATACCTATGTAGCTAG ttTTCACAGAAGAGGAAACGAACCTTCAAGAAGTACCAGCGTAGTACCATTGTTGAGGGACGACGTGCAACTTTCAGTCGAAGAATACAGGAATAAGCTCTATGCGATGATGGATGAGAAACATAGGAAGCATAAAAATAT gtcgAAAGCCAGAGTTAGACGTCTCTCGGAACATATCAGAAAGGAAACTTACAACTCTACAAATAATGGAAACTTTGTAGTCGGTCAAGGTGACgcaataacgaataaaaatcttcGCTCTTCGTGCGGTGATCtgtataacaacaaaaacaatttccAGACATCTCAACGAacaaacg CACGAGCAAGTTTGGCAAAcagaaaagtaataacgacatCGCAAGGTCGTTCAGGTGACGAAAGTGCTCGAGTTGGCAAAACGAGGACGATAAGTACGTCAGGGAATATATCCTTACAAGATAATACAAAGAATAATCGGCACAACG GTAAAAATCCGACCTCTCAGTACTCTTATAATCTTTCGAATGGTCATCTAGGAAATTTGCCAGCGGGAACAACAAAAAGTTGTCTTTGTTTGAGTCAACAAAATCAACATCTGTCAAAATCTCAAAGATCCATACAGTCGGATCAAGTAACAGCG TATGGCGCAAATATAAGATGCAATCAATTAGGAGGAACGTCACGCATGAAACTACGAAGAGGATGCGATAGGCAAACGCATTCGACTCTGCATCAACGTCCGCCTATAGTAAACAACGTTGATCGGTCGAAAACAACGATGTTGAAGTCATTGAATGAGACTAACGATTCGAAGCTCGGTTTACTAAGGTATACTAAATATTTAACTACGACGttgaacaacaataataataataataacagggtAACGAGGCACTTCGTAACAACTTCTCCGATCAATAGTAACATTTTGAATGGGATCAGTAATAGCAGTAACAGTGGAGGAAGTGCCAGCAGTTCTGAACTTTATGCTCCTAGACGGTCGACTTCTCAATTTCAAAtcgttagaaattatttaaatcagaCGTTGCCGGTTCATTCATCGTCGGTTCAGCAACAGGATCAGCAACAGGATCAGCAACAGCGACAGCAACGTCATCATCgtcaaaagaaaattcgaggATTGGAAAAAATTACGTCGAAAACGGACAAGTTTAATcctattgataattattatcttaaaagTTCAACATTGAAGAGACCAGAGATATCAAAGATTCAAATGAGACACAGTTTCGGTGGATTTAGTGttctcgataaaaataaaaactcggTGGAAATTAGCTCGCGGACTATCGATAGTACCAATCAAAGTCATGGTATTATTACCGCTTCGGTTTACAAAGATTTACGTAACGGAATTATAAAGTGGTGA
- the LOC124424583 gene encoding extracellular signal-regulated kinase 2-like isoform X7, protein MRRVPRAPFLPEIPRELYSKSLNDEKILTTTTKRTKTTTITTSNVRSTMSAKKNTTKVSEIDAHVSNQYDIIRRLGKGAYGIVWKAIEKKTKETVAVKKIFDAFRNQTDAQRTFREIMFLLSFSNHENIVRLIGLHKADNDRDIYLVFEYMETDLHNVIKKGNILKDIHKVFIMYQLFKAIKYIHSGNVIHRDLKPSNVLLNAQCHCKIADFGLARSVTHIGEGDGETGSDPTLTDYVATRWYRAPEILIASKRYTKGIDMWSLGCILGEMLLGKPLFPGSSTINQVERIMATLPAPTEEDLISVSAGYGTNLLEKSPTGPKRSLKDLLPDASKEALDLICHLIVFNPTHRLTAVEALEHTYVASFHRRGNEPSRSTSVVPLLRDDVQLSVEEYRNKLYAMMDEKHRKHKNMSKARVRRLSEHIRKETYNSTNNGNFVVGQGDAITNKNLRSSCGDLYNNKNNFQTSQRTNARASLANRKVITTSQGRSGDESARVGKTRTISTSGNISLQDNTKNNRHNGKNPTSQYSYNLSNGHLGNLPAGTTKSCLCLSQQNQHLSKSQRSIQSDQVTAVRSLSSWIDLSLYLSLSLFLFPSLHPHICLSIYLSLFILFVITILTIVKRRLYRYRLLVAWDLLSMAQI, encoded by the exons ATGCGGCGCGTCCCGCGAGCGCCGTTTCTGCCTGAAATCCCTCGTGAGCTATACTCAAAAAGTCTGAACGACGAGAAAATACTAACAACGACGACCAAAAggacgaaaacgacgacgataacaacGTCCAACGTCAGAAGTACGATGTCCGCCAAGAAAAACACCACGAAGGTTTCTGAGATCGACGCTCATGTCAGCAATCAGTACGACATCATTCGACGTCTCGGCAAAGGG gCATACGGCATAGTATGGAAggcgatagaaaagaaaacgaaggaaacgGTGGCAGTGAAGAAGATCTTCGATGCATTTAGAAATCAAACAGACGCACAGCGTACTTTCCGTGAAATAATGTTTCTACTATCGTTTTCGAATCACGAGAACATCGTACGACTAATCGGTCTACACAAGGCGGACAACGATCGGGATATTTATCTCGTATTCGAGTACATGG AAACCGATCTCCACAACGTCATTAAGAAGGGCAACATCCTTAAGGACATCCATAAGGTCTTCATCATGTATCAATTGTTCAAGGCTATCAAGTATATACACTCTGGTAACGTCATTCACAGAGATTTGAAG CCATCGAACGTCTTGCTGAACGCTCAATGCCATTGCAAGATAGCTGACTTTGGCCTAGCACGATCCGTCACACATATCGGTGAAGGGGATGGTGAAACCGGAAGCGATCCAACTCTGACCGATTACGTCGCTACGAGATGGTACCGCGCACCGGAAATACTGATTGCCTCGAAAAG GTACACGAAAGGCATCGACATGTGGTCCCTAGGTTGTATTCTCGGTGAAATGTTGCTGGGCAAACCGCTATTTCCTGGTTCATCGACGATAAATCAAGTCGAAAGAATAATGGCCACACTTCCAGCACCAACGGAAGAAG ATTTGATTTCGGTTAGCGCTGGTTATGGTACTAATTTGTTGGAAAAGAGTCCAACTGGCCCGAAACGTTCCTTGAAGGATTTATTGCCTGATGCATCAAAAGAAGCTTTAGATCTTATTTGTCATTTGATAGTTTTCAATCCAACACATCGATTGACAGCAGTAGAAGCTCTGGAGCATACCTATGTAGCTAG ttTTCACAGAAGAGGAAACGAACCTTCAAGAAGTACCAGCGTAGTACCATTGTTGAGGGACGACGTGCAACTTTCAGTCGAAGAATACAGGAATAAGCTCTATGCGATGATGGATGAGAAACATAGGAAGCATAAAAATAT gtcgAAAGCCAGAGTTAGACGTCTCTCGGAACATATCAGAAAGGAAACTTACAACTCTACAAATAATGGAAACTTTGTAGTCGGTCAAGGTGACgcaataacgaataaaaatcttcGCTCTTCGTGCGGTGATCtgtataacaacaaaaacaatttccAGACATCTCAACGAacaaacg CACGAGCAAGTTTGGCAAAcagaaaagtaataacgacatCGCAAGGTCGTTCAGGTGACGAAAGTGCTCGAGTTGGCAAAACGAGGACGATAAGTACGTCAGGGAATATATCCTTACAAGATAATACAAAGAATAATCGGCACAACG GTAAAAATCCGACCTCTCAGTACTCTTATAATCTTTCGAATGGTCATCTAGGAAATTTGCCAGCGGGAACAACAAAAAGTTGTCTTTGTTTGAGTCAACAAAATCAACATCTGTCAAAATCTCAAAGATCCATACAGTCGGATCAAGTAACAGCGGTAAGAAGCCTCTCATCTTGgatcgatctttctctctatctctctctctctctctttctctttccctcccttcaTCCTCACAtctgtttatctatctatttatctctatttattcTCTTCGTAATTACTATTCTTACGATAGTAAAAAgacgattatatcgttacaGGCTACTTGTCGCGTGGGATTTGCTTAG TATGGCGCAAATATAA